GTCTAGTTATTAACTATAATTAACTATAATTGTTTATGTTTGGgttttgtttgtgcttttctAATTCTAGTTCAAAGTTGTATTAAAACTCATGTTTTGTATTCCTTTCACTTTTTCAGATAAAGGCGTTTGAAACTTGAAACCttcaacagttttatttttatattagttgtaatGTGAAATTAATCGGGACTGACTATTCTCTCCATATGACTCGACTCGTAATAAACCCCCACCATAGCTTCTGGTCTGTATCTTCAGAACCAAAATTTGAATGTTAGGATATTCAAGTAGGCTTTTGTAAATAGAATCACTAAATCATATGCTTTATTTAGACAAAAAAAGCAAACCTGAAATATCAAAAgattgaatgtatttttattgaatttgATGTCTGCCTCAGGATTTGCGTTTGGGTTTTTTGGTCTTCTTCCCCTCTGAGCTGCTGGGcttctttttgttcttgttcttaTTTTTAACGTTGTGTGTTTCGTAGTACCGCACTCCCACTTTCTTGGACTTCTGAGCGCGCTCCTGCCTCCTCCGCTGCGGATTTCAGAAACGGAAGGAGTCGGTTTGAGTGGCGACACAAACAATGACAGAAACAGGTTGAAGAtacgaaaagaaaaacaaatgactgCGTTAACAGTTAACACAATGTACCTCCTTGGATGTCAGTTTACTCTGGGGTTCCTCTTCATCTGCCTCAGCTTTCCTCTTTTTTCCTGCTTTTGCAAGaactgaaacacaaaaagaCGGGCTGTAACACAAATCGAGACACGCATAACGTGCACAAACTATCACTATCAATTTAATTTCAGGTGCACGGCAATAACAATGTCAAACTAATGATTCACAACTGGTTTAGAAAGGAGAGAATAAAAGAAAACCTCGCTAGAAcatgaaatattttatttctcttttcccTGTGCTAAATCTGTTGCTTGGAAAACCTGCTTAACCAAATAAAAACCTTGCGAACTGGGTCACAAATGAAAAGTCACACAATAAACAAAGAGCTTAATCACAAATTACCTTTAGTCTGGGCCTCGAACGGACGATTTTTTTGCTCTGATTTTGTGAAAACCTTTGCAGAGAGTCCTGTAGGTATTctacaaaaataagaaaagcagtttgtttataaatcacatatataaaaatgaaaaaggaaacCGGTTctgtaaacacatttaaaacagtcAAAACGACAATCTTGGCCAACTTAATGACTGTCAAACTCCCAGGAGGATTATCATCAAGTGGTATTCTTACCGCACTGcggtttctgtattttaaagCCCAGTATATTCATTAAAAGACTTGCTGATTTAGGAATTCCACTTCCCACACGTTCCGTTTCTGCGAGACATAAACACATGCAAAGTCTGGAGGACGAAAGGAAGGAGAAAGTACCGAATAGTCGAAAATCTCTTGGATTTGGCCTGGTCCAGAAACTTTTTGTACTTGGCAATCTTCTCGTCCAGGGACCGGATCACTTCTCTGGGACTCTTGCTGGCTGCTGTGGACGGGCTGGCCTGGGCGGGCTCTCCCTCCAGCGCCGTACCTTCCTCCGCCTCCTccgcctctccctctccctcctcatcctcctcatcctcatccGAGCCCTCCCGCTCCGACCCGGACAGGTCCGAGATGTCGGACATCTCCACCGGCACCAGGTCTTCTTCGGTGAACTCCGGGGCCACGTGGATTTTACCAAAATTCTGCCGGACGTTTGACATGAGCCTCTGGATTTGGTCCTGCTTCTTGAATTCCGTGGCGTCTGCTTCTCCGCCCACCGCTGCCTCTTCCTCGAGGGTCTCGCTGATCTGGGGGGTCTCCTTTGCAGCTTCTAAACTCGCTTGAGGCTGGAAGTGTAACGATAACCAACAAGGGTCAGATGCATAGTAATAAACTGATACAAACAGCATAGATCATTAATTAGGAGTTTTAAAATCTAACCTTTATAGTGTGCAAACATTTAGTTTTCACCCTGTAGGGGGCGTAATCTGCCGGCTTATTTCAGTGATTAAACCTTGCATTAAGCCATTTATAGAACACTGAATACAAGGATAAAGAACTCAAAGGTCTGCAGTGCTTTACTGTCCTCTCAGATTTAATTGATAAGCCGTTGCATGATTACTGTAAGCACTTTGAGTTTGGCAGATGCTACACAAGCCCTTGCAGATGTTTAGAGCAATGCTCTCACCTCCGAGTCCGACTCCATATTGGGGGGCTTCACGAAGAACGGGATCCTGCCCCTCTGCCAGTCGTTCAGGACCATTTTTGATACAGTCTGTAGATCCGGCTCTCCACCCTGCATTGGAGAAaacaaggttaaaaaaaaacccAATGTATCCTAAACGGATGCACTTCCGACACTGCGTTCTCCACTAGGCCTGGTGTCACGACATCAACACGCGACACTCTCCCACGTCAAGGGCACGGATGCTGGTTTTGAGGGAATGCACACTAAACCAGCTCAAACCAGGATGAATGAAATAACCGCTCAAACGCCGAAGTGTGGAAACATTTCATTTCTTGGTTCGTTTGACATTCAGTTTCCTTCCAGACAGTTGCACTGAAGCGGAGTGCCGCCTTACGAGTTACAGATGGGTGGCGTTTAATAAACAGAGCCGCGTCCGGAGACAGAAGCCAGGAGGCGTCGTCTTCAGCTTGGCTCCGCGGGGCTCTTGGCGATGGATGTGGTTGCGGACGGTCACCACGCTGTTCTAGATTTAATGCAGTCGTCTCCCTACGCTGCCCTTTTCTTAGCGGACGGGATCAAGCGATACTCCAGCGTAAGAATACTTTATTACAGTTTGAAATACTCCAATTCACCGAGTTGACTGACAGAGCAGCATCCTGCCAGAAAACACCCGAGTGAAGCTGTATCTGTAACAACGAAACTTATAAAGTAGCCACTCTGTCTAATATATTTCCCATCCTCCGGGGCTCTTGGTGACACAAGCACTCTTTCACCGAGACGAAGGACACCGACCTTTAGCAGCTTCCCCATTCGAAACGCCAACTTTTCCAGGAAGTTCTCTCCCGACTCCCAGGAGTCGATCCGATAGGTTTTTCGGATGTATTCTGGCTTGGCCCTTTCCAGCACCGCATCGATGTGCTCCTCGGGGTTCTTGATTTTCTCTACCTGCACCTAAACAtatcaataaaacaacaacaaaattgagACCTCAAAACCAAGTCTGTGTGTTTGAATCCTTAACCTTAACAAATGTGATTAAGACAACAGTTTTCACTGCATGTGGAATGAGCTTCAACATCTTAGGACATCCACTAAATACACAACTGGTAAGGTAAGGTATggtaaatttaaaatacatacatacaaacacacacttaccACGCCTTTTAAAACTATATCAGTTTCCGTGTCGGCAGACGGATACACAACCCCCGGACAGTCGATCAGGAAAATGCGCCGCATTAAGGTGATGTACTGCCAGACCTGTGGGACAGCAATAAAACGACAAGTCAAGAGCTTCTGATTTGTCTACTTGGAGCTAAAAGAATATCCTCCGTATAAGTCAAATAAAAGGTATGGGAAGATATTGTGCTTGACAAAACATCGAACacagtattaaagaaattaaattaaagaaaggCACGGGAAGAGAAATACTGACACAAACTGCCAAGGTGAATGAGAGGGGAGTTTGCTGAACATTAATAATCAATTATTTATACTTATATTCATCTCCCAGATCTATAAGGATATAACGGCAGGTTCATGCACTATGCAAGTTCAGTTTAGGTAGATGAGATTTATTTCAGAAAACTCCCATTAAGTGTTTTAATGCTTATTTCCAAAACCACATCATTATTCCCAGCGTTCACATTAGCTGcacatgaaagaaaatgtgacACTAAGTACTCGACTCAAAACCACGAGGCAATATCCCAAGGAAAAACCATGACATCAGAAGCAAACCGTATTAATAATATGAGCTATACTGAGTGTAAAACAGGATGACATTCAGTTGAAGtgtaaaagtattcacacccttcactgaaaacattattatttgatCTTAATTCAATCAACTGGAATAGTTACATTTTTCCAGGATGAATCATCGTTCAACATACTTGATTCAAAAGTACTAAACTActaaactaaatgaatcactGAATAAAAGGAAGGTGTAAATAGTACTTTTGACAACTGCTGTATACAGATCTCAATTACGGCCGCGAAACCCGATCACTAAATGAAAAAACGTCACAGAAACTGTGGACAACACACAGGAGCATGGAGAGAGGTCTGCGTGGAATAACAAGATCGAAAAATATATGAGTGGATCAGAGAACAAACTAAAACATGTGATGTCATTGAGAGAgtggaaatgttaaaatggcaatggacaCATTTCAAGAACAGATCATAGATGGACGAGGGAGTCTATCGAATGGATGCCAAGAGATGAGAAAATACCTAGAAGACGAGCACATAAAAGATAATAAAGTTTGCAGGCGTGACGTGGAGAAGAGAAGCGGACGATCAAAGTCAGTGGAAACCTCTTGAGAAGGCCTCCATCCAGCAGTGAACCAATGTGGGCTCACGGTGACACGAGAGATCAACAGATCGACCGACAGATTTGTTGCGTCTCATTTAAACAGCAGTTTGAAATGCTATTCATGCTGAACTCCATAACCACCTACTAGAATGAATCTCTTCCAAAATCTGCTCTACAGGCAAACTGCCTTTTGCAGGAAAGTTGTCAAATCACGGCCCCCATCATGTCCAAGAAAACGCTTTTCTGAGAAAACCAATACCTAAAACAATAACAAGCCGCGCTCTGTTCTCAATGACTTGATAAATTGtatttccccctttttttttctcgGCTAAAAACTATTACTCAGCAAATGTTTATACTACTAATAGACTAACAGTCCTACGCGTTATTTGTATAAAACTCAAGCCTGACAAATTAAGACGCGTTCCACAGACACCGGCACAATATAGACGTATTAATTCAACAAAGCAAACCATAATATGACATTCACTTGAAGAGGCTGATGGAAAACACTTGCAGATGCTGAAATGTGGTCAGATGCAGCGATTCCAAGCCATCGGGAGTTGGGCCGCCTGCCCATCAGATCCTCACAGACGCCTTCAGTGAGGCACGATGAAGCAAATTCGGCATGACTATTTATTTTCCCGTTGAATGCCTTGGCTTTGGAAACACTTAAACCACTCCAGAATGCTCTGTAGCGCGGGAGAGCGTTTGTTCGCACCAGCCCCTGGCAGCATCTCCGTTGCCCAGTATCAACAGGAAGCGGGTTCGGCGACAGGAAGTCCCTGGGTGACTTACCTTGGTCTCGCCTGCAAGGGGAGCCACATTGCAGACCTTCTTGGAGCGCAGGGTGTTTATGACGGAGCTCTTGCCAACATTGGGATAGCCAATGAAGCCAACGCTGATCTGTTTCTTGTCAGTGTGCAACTGTAAAACAGGAATTTATACAGGGGTTGACATAGGCGGGCGGAAACAGAGCAGGGCTTTCATTACACATTAAACAGACGCCCGCACAACTGGACCGTGTCACCCCTCCGCTTTGAAGGTGAAGAAACGAGGGTTTGGAGGACAGACGCACGC
This is a stretch of genomic DNA from Amia ocellicauda isolate fAmiCal2 chromosome 11, fAmiCal2.hap1, whole genome shotgun sequence. It encodes these proteins:
- the gnl2 gene encoding nucleolar GTP-binding protein 2, with protein sequence MVKPQYKGRSTINTSSSSSNPDRPKGAGGSNMRDRATIKRLNMYRQKQRCNNRGKVIKPLQYQSTVAPGTVARVEPNIKWFINTRVIKQSSLQKFQDEMDKVRKDPYRVVMRKSKLPMSLLQDRVKSHNSKVHILDTETFETTFGPKAQRKRPSLRVDDVRELVEKAEASAESYKQEEDKDLVTEDTGVRDEAREEIFKKGQSKRIWGELYKVIDSSDVIIQVLDARDPMGTRSQSIETYMKKEKPWKHLIFVLNKCDLIPTWVTKRWVAILSQEYPTLAFHASLTNSFGKGSLIQLLRQFGKLHTDKKQISVGFIGYPNVGKSSVINTLRSKKVCNVAPLAGETKVWQYITLMRRIFLIDCPGVVYPSADTETDIVLKGVVQVEKIKNPEEHIDAVLERAKPEYIRKTYRIDSWESGENFLEKLAFRMGKLLKGGEPDLQTVSKMVLNDWQRGRIPFFVKPPNMESDSEPQASLEAAKETPQISETLEEEAAVGGEADATEFKKQDQIQRLMSNVRQNFGKIHVAPEFTEEDLVPVEMSDISDLSGSEREGSDEDEEDEEGEGEAEEAEEGTALEGEPAQASPSTAASKSPREVIRSLDEKIAKYKKFLDQAKSKRFSTIRIPTGLSAKVFTKSEQKNRPFEAQTKVLAKAGKKRKAEADEEEPQSKLTSKERRRQERAQKSKKVGVRYYETHNVKNKNKNKKKPSSSEGKKTKKPKRKS